From a single Nostoc edaphicum CCNP1411 genomic region:
- the rpsU gene encoding 30S ribosomal protein S21, protein MTQVVLGENEGIESALRRFKREVSKAGIFQDMRKKRHFETPIEKEKRKAIARHKQRRQQRSRFN, encoded by the coding sequence ATGACACAAGTAGTTTTAGGGGAGAATGAAGGTATTGAATCAGCGTTGAGAAGATTTAAGCGGGAAGTTTCTAAAGCAGGAATTTTCCAAGATATGAGAAAAAAGCGTCACTTCGAGACACCGATAGAAAAAGAGAAGCGTAAAGCAATTGCTAGGCACAAGCAACGTCGTCAACAACGTTCTCGCTTCAATTAA
- a CDS encoding sugar kinase — MDNPKFKIQNSKSDRGLFVGLTTLDLIYLADSPPQNNQKIVATDYTVAAGGPATNAAVTFNYLGSQATVLGIVGSHPMTQLIRGDLANYKVAIADLEPTTDLAPPVSSIIVTQTTGERAVISINAVKIQASTASIPADILQNVDIVLIDGHQMGVSYSIAQMAKAKNIPVVIDGGSWKPGFEQILPFVDYAICSANFYPPNCQTGEDVFSYLGGFDIPHIAITHGQKPIEYLSCTKTGIVDVPQIQAVDTLGAGDIFHGAFCHYILRESFIDALALAANIAADSCKFFGTRRWMNLKG, encoded by the coding sequence ATGGATAATCCAAAATTCAAAATTCAAAATTCAAAATCGGATCGTGGGTTATTTGTAGGTTTAACAACCTTAGATTTAATCTACCTTGCTGACTCTCCTCCTCAGAATAATCAGAAGATTGTCGCTACTGACTATACTGTAGCGGCAGGGGGCCCAGCAACAAACGCAGCTGTAACTTTCAATTATTTAGGAAGTCAGGCTACAGTCTTGGGTATAGTGGGTTCTCACCCAATGACGCAGCTAATTCGAGGTGACTTGGCAAATTACAAAGTCGCGATCGCAGACCTTGAGCCTACCACTGATTTAGCACCGCCTGTTTCCTCAATCATTGTCACCCAAACCACAGGTGAACGAGCGGTGATTTCCATCAATGCTGTCAAAATTCAAGCCAGCACCGCATCTATCCCGGCAGATATTTTGCAAAATGTCGATATCGTCCTAATTGATGGACATCAGATGGGGGTTAGTTATTCCATAGCCCAAATGGCTAAAGCTAAGAATATCCCAGTAGTAATTGATGGTGGTAGTTGGAAGCCTGGATTTGAGCAAATTCTGCCATTTGTAGATTACGCCATCTGTTCAGCTAATTTTTATCCCCCGAACTGCCAGACTGGAGAAGACGTTTTTAGCTATTTGGGTGGATTTGACATTCCTCACATTGCCATTACCCACGGGCAAAAACCAATTGAATACTTGAGTTGCACTAAAACTGGTATCGTAGATGTGCCGCAGATTCAAGCAGTTGATACATTAGGGGCTGGAGATATTTTCCACGGTGCTTTCTGTCATTACATTTTAAGGGAAAGTTTTATTGATGCGCTGGCACTGGCAGCTAATATTGCTGCTGATTCCTGTAAATTTTTTGGCACCCGGCGCTGGATGAATTTAAAGGGCTGA
- a CDS encoding RNA recognition motif domain-containing protein → MSIYVGNLSYQVTEEDLKQAFAEYGTVNRVQLPTDRETGRPRGFAFVEMESDTQEQAAIDALDGAEWMGRDLKVNKAKPREERSGSPRGSWGGGNARRNNNRY, encoded by the coding sequence ATGTCAATTTACGTCGGGAACCTGTCCTATCAGGTTACAGAAGAGGACCTAAAGCAGGCTTTTGCAGAATACGGAACAGTAAATCGTGTTCAACTACCCACAGATCGGGAAACAGGCCGGCCGCGTGGGTTCGCTTTTGTGGAAATGGAATCAGACACACAAGAACAAGCTGCCATTGATGCACTTGATGGTGCTGAATGGATGGGACGTGACTTGAAAGTGAACAAAGCTAAACCTCGTGAGGAAAGAAGCGGTTCTCCTCGTGGTAGCTGGGGTGGCGGTAATGCCCGCCGCAACAATAATCGCTACTAA
- a CDS encoding nuclear transport factor 2 family protein, with product MTNIISTLVRRQLRFPANIWLVTFLLTLGLTSGWQRTQATTPPQLAQTTTPQNAPTDLNNLLTQVDAAASRGDVKGVLQFYSPNFTHGDGLNLQTLEKSLTSLWQRYPKLQYTTKLLSSKPEGNGIIAETETKITGLPSGNGNKLALNATIKSRQRIQGGKIVRQDILSERTLLTSGSKPPQIDIKLPQQVQVGQKYSFDAIVQEPLGDDFLLGTALEEAIKPDKFLNPTSVDLQLLTSGGLFKVGQAPSTPGSQWVSAVILRGNGMTMITQRLQVVKK from the coding sequence ATGACTAACATTATTAGCACCTTAGTGAGACGCCAACTCAGATTTCCAGCAAATATCTGGCTGGTGACGTTCCTGCTAACTCTTGGTTTAACAAGTGGTTGGCAACGCACTCAAGCGACTACACCACCGCAATTAGCCCAAACCACTACACCCCAAAATGCACCAACCGATTTGAACAATCTGTTGACACAAGTTGATGCCGCCGCCAGCCGAGGCGATGTCAAAGGGGTGTTGCAATTCTACAGCCCCAATTTCACTCATGGGGATGGGTTAAACCTCCAAACCCTGGAAAAATCTTTGACTTCACTTTGGCAACGATATCCCAAATTGCAATACACTACGAAACTGTTGTCTTCAAAACCTGAAGGCAATGGAATTATTGCTGAAACAGAAACTAAGATAACTGGCTTACCGTCCGGTAACGGTAATAAGTTGGCTCTCAATGCCACGATTAAATCGCGTCAGCGCATTCAAGGCGGAAAAATCGTCCGCCAAGACATTTTGTCAGAACGCACCCTACTTACCTCTGGCAGTAAGCCACCCCAAATTGATATCAAATTACCACAACAGGTACAAGTTGGTCAGAAGTATAGTTTTGATGCGATCGTTCAAGAGCCACTTGGTGATGATTTTCTACTAGGAACGGCGCTAGAGGAAGCCATCAAACCAGATAAATTTCTCAACCCCACATCTGTGGATTTGCAATTACTAACATCTGGTGGACTGTTTAAAGTTGGACAAGCACCATCTACCCCTGGTAGCCAATGGGTTTCTGCCGTCATTCTGCGAGGTAATGGGATGACGATGATAACTCAACGTCTGCAAGTGGTGAAGAAGTAG
- a CDS encoding 3'(2'),5'-bisphosphate nucleotidase CysQ family protein, with amino-acid sequence MKDLQEILAIAREVGWGAADILRSYYHGTAKDPNLEVQYKQNEPVTVADVAVSQYILQKLQAALGNEDFAYISEETYQSPSTGAQSSAPWVWIIDPLDGTRDFIEKTGDYAVHIALVKETRPVLAVVAVPEAEKLYYATKGGGTFVETRGESVPLQVSSGKRVEDLTLVVSRSHRNQRLDYLLQHLPCQNHKSVGSVGCKIATIVEQQADIYISLSGKSAPKDWDMAAPELILTEAGGKFTHFDGAPLQYNTGDINQWGGLFASNGEYHELLCKEAEGILAQFDHS; translated from the coding sequence ATGAAAGACTTACAAGAAATATTAGCGATCGCTCGTGAGGTAGGTTGGGGCGCAGCAGATATACTGCGATCGTATTACCACGGCACTGCAAAAGACCCTAACTTAGAAGTTCAATATAAACAGAATGAGCCTGTTACCGTTGCCGATGTAGCTGTGAGTCAATACATTTTGCAAAAGCTACAAGCAGCTTTGGGTAATGAAGATTTTGCTTACATCAGTGAAGAAACTTATCAATCGCCAAGCACAGGCGCACAGTCTTCCGCCCCTTGGGTATGGATAATTGACCCTTTGGATGGTACACGAGACTTTATTGAAAAAACTGGAGACTATGCGGTTCACATTGCTTTAGTCAAGGAAACACGCCCAGTGTTGGCAGTGGTGGCAGTACCAGAGGCTGAAAAATTATATTACGCTACCAAAGGCGGGGGCACATTTGTAGAAACCCGTGGTGAATCTGTTCCTTTGCAAGTGTCATCAGGTAAAAGAGTTGAGGATTTAACCTTAGTTGTTAGTCGCTCTCACCGCAACCAACGCTTAGATTACTTACTACAACACTTACCCTGTCAAAATCATAAATCTGTGGGTAGTGTAGGCTGCAAAATCGCCACTATTGTCGAGCAACAGGCAGATATCTACATTTCTCTTTCTGGCAAGTCTGCGCCCAAAGATTGGGATATGGCAGCCCCAGAACTGATATTAACCGAAGCAGGTGGTAAATTTACCCACTTTGACGGCGCTCCGTTGCAGTATAACACCGGTGATATCAATCAATGGGGAGGTTTGTTCGCTAGTAATGGTGAATATCACGAATTACTGTGTAAGGAAGCAGAAGGGATTCTAGCGCAATTTGACCATAGCTAA
- a CDS encoding GlsB/YeaQ/YmgE family stress response membrane protein, with translation MTNIIAWLVLGLIAGALAKLFYPGTQGGGILSTIVLGILGAVVGGYLGQALLGSSSAAAASVGALSLGSILFAVLGAMLLIFLWGLLSRRAV, from the coding sequence ATGACTAACATTATTGCTTGGCTGGTTTTGGGTTTAATTGCAGGTGCCTTAGCTAAGTTATTTTATCCAGGAACTCAAGGTGGTGGTATTCTCTCCACAATTGTATTAGGAATTCTTGGAGCCGTAGTTGGAGGTTATTTGGGTCAAGCTTTGCTAGGTAGTAGTTCAGCAGCCGCTGCATCTGTAGGAGCATTATCTCTAGGAAGCATCTTATTTGCTGTTCTTGGTGCTATGCTACTGATTTTCCTTTGGGGTTTACTGAGTCGTCGAGCTGTGTAA
- the psbA gene encoding photosystem II q(b) protein has product MTTTLQRRESANVWDRFCEWITSTNNRIYIGWFGVVMIPTLLAATACFVIAFIAAPPVDIDGIREPVAGSLIYGNNIISGAVVPSSNAIGLHFYPIWEAASLDEWLYNGGPYQLVVFHFLIGVFCYMGREWELSYRLGMRPWIAIAYSAPVAAATAVFLVYPIGQGSFSDGMPLGISGTFNFMIVFQAEHNILMHPFHQLGVAGVFGGSLFSAMHGSLVTSSLVRETTETESQNYGYKFGQEEETYNIVAAHGYFGRLIFQYASFNNSRSLHFFLAAWPVIGIWFTALGVSTMAFNLNGFNFNQSIIDSEGRVIATWADVINRANLGMEVMHERNAHNFPLDLAAGDFAPVALSAPAING; this is encoded by the coding sequence ATGACAACAACCTTACAACGTCGCGAAAGCGCCAACGTATGGGATAGATTCTGCGAATGGATCACCAGCACTAACAACCGGATTTACATCGGTTGGTTCGGCGTAGTAATGATTCCAACCTTGCTAGCCGCTACCGCTTGCTTCGTAATCGCCTTCATCGCCGCTCCTCCCGTAGACATCGATGGTATCCGCGAACCAGTAGCAGGTTCATTAATTTACGGAAACAACATCATCTCCGGTGCAGTAGTACCTTCCTCCAACGCTATCGGCTTGCACTTCTACCCAATCTGGGAAGCAGCTTCCTTAGATGAGTGGTTGTACAACGGCGGTCCTTACCAATTGGTAGTTTTCCACTTCCTGATTGGCGTATTCTGCTACATGGGTCGTGAATGGGAACTATCCTACCGCTTAGGAATGCGTCCTTGGATTGCGATCGCATACAGCGCACCAGTTGCTGCTGCAACCGCAGTCTTCTTGGTATACCCAATCGGACAAGGTTCCTTCTCTGATGGTATGCCTTTGGGTATCTCAGGAACATTCAACTTCATGATCGTGTTCCAAGCAGAACACAACATCTTGATGCACCCCTTCCACCAACTAGGTGTAGCTGGTGTATTCGGCGGAAGCTTGTTCTCTGCAATGCACGGTTCACTAGTAACTTCTTCATTGGTTCGTGAAACAACCGAAACCGAATCTCAAAACTACGGTTACAAATTCGGTCAAGAAGAAGAAACCTACAACATCGTTGCAGCCCACGGCTACTTCGGTCGTCTAATCTTCCAATACGCTTCTTTCAACAACAGCCGTTCACTGCACTTCTTCTTAGCAGCATGGCCTGTAATCGGAATTTGGTTCACCGCCTTGGGTGTAAGCACAATGGCGTTCAACTTGAACGGTTTCAACTTCAACCAATCAATCATTGACTCTGAAGGTCGTGTGATTGCAACTTGGGCAGATGTAATCAACCGCGCTAACCTGGGTATGGAAGTAATGCACGAGCGTAACGCTCACAACTTCCCTCTAGATTTAGCTGCTGGTGACTTTGCTCCTGTAGCTCTTTCCGCTCCTGCTATCAACGGTTAA
- a CDS encoding VOC family protein, whose product MTITLNHTIVPAHEKEASARFFAKIFGLEVEVPVGHFAAVHINDVLTLDFADAETFESHHYAFHVSDEEFDAIFTRIKEAGIEYSSDPMHQNKGQINHRKEGRGFYFYDPNGHNLELLTK is encoded by the coding sequence ATGACAATTACTCTAAATCACACCATAGTGCCCGCACATGAGAAAGAAGCATCAGCAAGGTTCTTTGCAAAAATTTTTGGCTTAGAGGTCGAGGTTCCCGTTGGTCACTTTGCTGCTGTACATATTAATGATGTGCTGACGCTAGACTTCGCTGACGCTGAAACATTCGAGTCGCATCATTATGCGTTCCATGTCAGCGATGAGGAATTTGATGCAATTTTTACACGCATTAAAGAGGCGGGTATTGAATACAGTAGTGACCCGATGCATCAAAATAAAGGACAAATTAACCACAGGAAGGAAGGTCGGGGTTTCTATTTCTATGATCCCAATGGTCATAACTTAGAACTGTTGACCAAATAA
- a CDS encoding ArnT family glycosyltransferase, translated as MSLPEFLQKTGSMQNNLIKNSFQKSPIFFLLTLAIAIRIYNINSPIIGIHSWRQSDTAAIARNFYENGFNLFYPQIDWGGNSPGYCETEFPIYSFIVALIYKVFGVSEFWGRLLSIICFLVASYFLYQFVSKILDKKVAFWSSLFFIILPLNTYYSRTFQPESMLLMCSILGVYYFNNWLESEKWRDLMLSGSFVALACLIKVLPIIYLGIPLFYLAWTKFGIRVFSQLSLWIYSIFILVSVVLWYYHAHQLFLEYGNTFGFWSGSTNRYNYNIVLTLHFWTEILFRTAVRHFAIFGLPIFLLGLFTTRKSSKEYVLDIWLVSVILTWILVPVTSLVHEYYQLQFMLPGVVFMGKACSQYFDKNAQKVNQRKIIVVLLCLTLAAGSVIYSIDYMFKERIDKSAVFQLAEQVKQNTEPDSLIIASTGSDPTLLYLSHRKGWLVNHSDVTEENILYRVNLGAKYLVGSFNFAESYNFVVDDNQKQKVNSFLNKYPNTLKDSMNFIAKLP; from the coding sequence GTGTCTCTACCTGAATTTCTCCAAAAAACTGGCTCTATGCAAAATAATCTTATTAAAAACAGCTTCCAAAAATCGCCAATCTTTTTTTTGTTAACTCTAGCCATAGCTATCAGAATTTATAATATCAATTCGCCAATTATCGGTATTCACTCCTGGCGTCAGTCAGATACAGCAGCAATTGCCAGAAATTTTTATGAAAATGGTTTTAATTTATTTTATCCCCAAATTGACTGGGGAGGTAATTCTCCTGGCTATTGTGAAACCGAGTTTCCAATTTATTCGTTTATCGTTGCTCTTATTTACAAAGTTTTTGGAGTTTCAGAATTTTGGGGTAGACTATTATCAATTATTTGTTTTTTGGTAGCGTCATACTTTCTATATCAATTTGTTAGCAAAATTCTAGATAAGAAAGTTGCATTTTGGTCTAGCTTATTTTTTATAATTTTACCTTTAAACACTTATTATAGTAGAACTTTTCAGCCAGAGTCTATGCTGCTGATGTGTTCAATTCTTGGCGTATACTATTTTAATAATTGGCTTGAATCAGAAAAATGGCGAGATTTAATGCTATCAGGTAGCTTTGTAGCTTTGGCTTGTCTAATCAAAGTTTTACCAATAATATATTTAGGAATTCCACTTTTTTACTTAGCGTGGACTAAATTTGGGATCAGAGTTTTTTCTCAACTGTCTCTGTGGATTTATAGCATATTTATCTTAGTATCTGTAGTTTTATGGTATTACCATGCTCATCAACTATTTTTAGAATATGGTAATACTTTTGGTTTTTGGTCAGGCTCAACAAATAGATATAACTACAATATTGTACTTACTTTACATTTTTGGACAGAAATATTATTTAGAACTGCTGTTAGGCATTTTGCTATTTTTGGCTTACCCATATTTTTACTAGGATTGTTCACTACTAGAAAAAGTTCAAAAGAATATGTATTAGATATTTGGTTAGTTTCAGTAATTTTAACTTGGATTTTAGTACCAGTTACTAGTCTAGTACATGAATATTACCAACTCCAATTTATGCTCCCAGGAGTGGTATTTATGGGTAAAGCTTGTAGTCAATACTTCGATAAAAATGCTCAAAAAGTGAATCAGAGGAAAATTATAGTAGTATTGCTATGTCTAACTTTAGCTGCTGGCTCTGTCATCTATAGTATTGATTATATGTTCAAAGAAAGAATAGATAAATCGGCTGTTTTTCAACTGGCAGAGCAAGTAAAACAAAATACTGAACCTGATTCGCTAATAATTGCTAGTACCGGAAGTGATCCAACATTACTCTATTTATCACATCGGAAAGGATGGCTGGTCAACCACAGTGATGTAACTGAAGAAAATATCTTATATAGAGTTAATTTAGGAGCTAAATATTTAGTAGGAAGCTTTAATTTTGCGGAAAGCTATAATTTTGTTGTTGATGATAATCAAAAGCAAAAGGTTAATAGCTTTCTCAATAAATATCCTAACACTCTCAAAGATTCTATGAACTTTATCGCTAAATTACCATAA
- the murG gene encoding undecaprenyldiphospho-muramoylpentapeptide beta-N-acetylglucosaminyltransferase codes for MANAPIRLLIAASGTGGHLFPAIALAQKLPDYQIEWLGVPNRLETQLVPQEYPLNTIAVEGFQQGFGLSSIRILAKLALAILEVRRILKQGNFQGVFTTGGYIAGPAVIAARSLGLPVVFHESNALPGKVTRFFGPWCSAVALGFEVAAKYLPRAKNVCVGTPVRGQFLDGAIDAPLDLAIPDGVPLIVVFGGSQGAVAVNKLVRESAKAWFDAGAYIVHLTGDRDEEADSLKHPQYIALPFYNNMADLLQRATLAISRSGAGSLTELAVCGTPAILIPYPFAAEDHQSYNADVFTKAGAALTLKQSELTTEVLQNNVLNLLQSPDELAKMGEKAKAIAVPDSAEKLAQLVREVIET; via the coding sequence ATGGCAAACGCACCGATACGATTATTAATAGCTGCCAGTGGGACTGGTGGACATTTGTTTCCAGCGATCGCACTGGCACAAAAACTGCCAGATTATCAAATAGAATGGCTGGGAGTACCCAATCGGCTCGAAACTCAACTTGTTCCTCAAGAGTATCCCTTGAATACTATTGCAGTTGAAGGGTTTCAGCAAGGGTTTGGACTCTCCTCGATTCGGATTTTGGCTAAACTCGCCCTTGCGATTCTAGAAGTTAGACGAATTCTCAAACAGGGAAATTTTCAAGGGGTGTTTACCACGGGGGGTTACATTGCCGGGCCAGCAGTGATTGCGGCGCGTTCTCTTGGTTTACCTGTGGTTTTCCACGAATCTAACGCCTTACCAGGAAAAGTAACTCGCTTTTTTGGCCCTTGGTGTAGTGCGGTAGCTTTGGGATTTGAAGTAGCTGCTAAGTATTTGCCCCGTGCTAAAAATGTCTGCGTTGGCACTCCCGTAAGAGGGCAATTTCTGGATGGGGCAATTGATGCACCGCTGGATTTAGCTATTCCTGATGGTGTTCCTTTAATTGTCGTCTTTGGTGGTAGCCAGGGTGCAGTTGCGGTCAATAAGTTGGTGCGTGAATCTGCAAAAGCTTGGTTTGATGCTGGTGCTTACATAGTACATTTAACTGGCGATCGCGACGAGGAAGCAGATAGTCTCAAACATCCACAGTACATAGCTTTACCTTTCTACAACAATATGGCGGACTTGTTGCAACGAGCAACTCTTGCTATTAGTCGTTCTGGCGCGGGTAGCTTGACAGAATTGGCAGTGTGTGGAACACCAGCGATTTTGATTCCTTACCCCTTTGCCGCAGAAGACCATCAATCTTACAATGCAGACGTATTTACAAAAGCTGGGGCGGCGTTAACACTGAAGCAATCGGAGTTGACGACTGAAGTATTGCAAAATAATGTGTTGAATTTGTTGCAGTCACCGGATGAGTTAGCAAAAATGGGGGAAAAAGCCAAAGCGATCGCAGTTCCCGATAGTGCTGAAAAATTGGCGCAATTAGTGCGTGAAGTGATAGAAACATAA
- the rsmI gene encoding 16S rRNA (cytidine(1402)-2'-O)-methyltransferase, protein MQTDPKPGTLYVVGTPIGNLEDITFRAVRILQTVDIIAAEDTRHTGKLLQHFQVKTPQVSYHEHNRTSRIPELLEHLVNNKAIALVSDAGMPGISDPGYELVKACIEAGIPVVPIPGASAAITALSAAGLPTDRFVFEGFLPAKTQQRQEHLESLQTESRTLIFYESPHRLRDTLRDLAEVWGSDRQIVLGRELTKLYEEFWRGTIADAIAHYNQREPQGEYTLVVAGIPASQPQLTQEELKAELRQLISQGISRSQASRQLAKFTSLPRRQLYQLALSLVLNPES, encoded by the coding sequence ATGCAAACTGATCCAAAACCAGGAACACTTTATGTTGTCGGCACTCCAATTGGCAATCTGGAAGATATAACCTTTCGGGCGGTGCGAATCTTGCAGACTGTTGATATCATTGCTGCCGAAGACACCCGTCACACGGGGAAACTGCTACAGCATTTTCAAGTTAAAACTCCCCAGGTGAGTTACCACGAACATAATCGTACCAGCCGCATCCCAGAGTTATTAGAGCATTTAGTCAACAATAAAGCGATCGCTCTTGTGAGTGATGCTGGAATGCCAGGTATTTCTGATCCGGGATATGAACTGGTGAAAGCCTGTATTGAGGCGGGAATCCCAGTAGTTCCCATTCCTGGCGCTAGTGCAGCAATTACCGCTTTGAGTGCAGCTGGATTACCAACGGATCGGTTTGTTTTTGAAGGCTTTCTCCCAGCTAAAACTCAACAGAGACAAGAACATTTAGAATCTCTGCAAACAGAATCTCGGACATTGATTTTCTATGAATCGCCCCATCGATTGCGAGATACTTTGCGAGACTTAGCAGAAGTTTGGGGAAGCGATCGCCAAATTGTGCTAGGACGGGAGTTGACTAAATTGTATGAAGAATTTTGGCGGGGGACGATTGCCGATGCGATCGCTCACTACAACCAACGAGAACCCCAAGGTGAATATACATTAGTTGTGGCAGGAATTCCAGCTAGTCAGCCCCAATTGACCCAAGAGGAACTGAAAGCCGAATTGAGACAGTTAATTAGTCAGGGAATATCGCGATCGCAAGCTAGCCGTCAGTTAGCAAAATTTACCTCCCTTCCCCGTCGCCAACTCTATCAACTAGCTCTTTCTTTAGTCTTGAATCCTGAATCTTGA